CCTTTAGCGCTGAAAAAACCCTCACCAAAGATACCGTCCCCGTAGATGTGGATGCAGTACTCTTTTGGATGGTGTGGGATGCCGAGAAGGCTGCCCTCGAAGTGGAAGACTACCAAATGGCGATCGCCTGGGCCGCGCAGACCGCGTTGCGAGAAGTTATTGGCCAGATGGATTTGGCTAATATCCTGGTGGGCCGCGCAAAAATGGACACGGAGTTGCAGCGCATTATCGATGAGCGGACTACCCCCTGGGGGATTACTGTTCAATCTGTTGAAATTCGCGATGTGGTCATTCCGCAAGAATTGGAAGATGCCATGTCACGGCAAGCGCAGGCCGAGCGCGAGCGTCAGGCACGCGTCATTCTGGGCGAATCCGAAAAACAGATTGCCGACTCGTTTGCTGAAGCATCGAAATCCTACATCAATAATCCGACGGCGTTGCACCTGCGGGCGATGAATATGCTCTTCGAAGGTCTGAAAGAAAAAGGCGCCATGGTCATCGTTCCCAGCAGTGCTGTGGACACAATGAACCTGGGCGGGTTGAGTGGCATGATCGCTCTGGCACAAAATACGCCCGT
This genomic window from Chloroflexota bacterium contains:
- a CDS encoding slipin family protein → MKKNDKPNRLNGVAGILFGIAIAIAAIGTVLLALNRANIWLTVTFPIVMTLVSLLLMYALKIASQWEKAVVLRFGRFRGLMGPGLFWILPVVDTIAQWIDHRVMVTPFSAEKTLTKDTVPVDVDAVLFWMVWDAEKAALEVEDYQMAIAWAAQTALREVIGQMDLANILVGRAKMDTELQRIIDERTTPWGITVQSVEIRDVVIPQELEDAMSRQAQAERERQARVILGESEKQIADSFAEASKSYINNPTALHLRAMNMLFEGLKEKGAMVIVPSSAVDTMNLGGLSGMIALAQNTPVEE